Proteins encoded in a region of the Bacteroidia bacterium genome:
- a CDS encoding gliding motility-associated C-terminal domain-containing protein, translating into MFRFLLLRILVLLTVCTGVAGAHGSGGSEGFRAIENKGQWAAHIRYRASLKAGAAFFENYGIAFQLAHPEDLSHENQLRRDAAVRCHGLRLEYISTSPNCEAKGVGADAVRYHYFTGNDPGHFATDAQAHAQIVYPDIWPGVHLLWEEWAGHMRYTYTCQRVSDAASIGFRYMGADSVRIDSDGSLRIFTSVRTLTETPPVAWIVPTGQENEKIPVKIGFCQEEEVIRFCLKGQYPEGKLVIDPTLIFSSYTGSVADNFGFTATYDNAGNLYAGGRVYAAGYPVFGAYQSSFQGMYDAAISKFNASGTQLIYSTYLGGSAGDQPHSLVVNSQDELLVLGTTESNNFPIVQATQPTPGGGYDLFISRFNAAGNQLLASTYLGGAGDDGYNALGLNYNYGDEYRGEIFVDSLDQIFVASNSASANFPVTAGCFQNALSGTQDGIVGSFSPDLFSVRWLTYLGGANQDAAYGVKVSASGKVLVTGGTLSPDFPVTSGAFRSTPGGSIDGFASVFSSDGQNLNHSTFIGTSGEEQSYFIQTDEDGGINLYGQSTGSMPIVGFGGGTLYFNTGGKQFIICLDSTLSTNLFSTVFGAGRQGPDISPTAFLVDRCGNIYCSGWGCQFPGTGNTSNQFLNTTGLPVTMGALKATTDGTDFYLMVLKKHATGLLYGTFLGGNISKEHVDGGTSRFSPQGIVYHAVCAGCGGNSDFPTTSGVVSNTNNSTNCNLAAFKVDFEPTSSADFIWQTSSLCPPYSVQFTYQGLGADQYSWDFGMGPGDTSNLQNPVQAFPADGTYDIRMIAREFTCMGSDTAVKTITLEQQPFASWAQEYTLCNPEVKFSYTGPTADSLRWEPESGTGGTGNPEQVISFPGAGQYVLTLIAWAGGCADTLQDTFRFASAPPAAFTWETDTCSREARFFSGVSDSLDVMWDFGDGEISDANNPVHQFPKIGQFPVRMYVRSDSCTTVLEKSVDLAIPMEQFRFLPNVFTPNGDGFHDFFRPELKKPERFEISIWDRWGNLIWSARNPELFWDGKVNGRPAESGVYFFVISSLNCIGVQETRQGSVTLLR; encoded by the coding sequence ACATCCGGTATCGGGCATCCCTGAAAGCCGGTGCTGCATTTTTTGAAAATTACGGTATTGCCTTTCAGCTGGCCCATCCGGAGGATCTCTCCCATGAGAATCAGCTACGCCGGGATGCTGCTGTACGCTGTCATGGACTACGCCTGGAATACATCAGCACCAGCCCAAACTGTGAGGCAAAGGGAGTAGGCGCAGATGCGGTTCGCTACCATTATTTCACCGGTAATGATCCAGGCCATTTTGCAACCGATGCCCAGGCTCATGCACAGATTGTCTACCCAGATATCTGGCCCGGCGTGCATTTACTCTGGGAGGAATGGGCGGGACATATGCGCTACACCTATACCTGCCAGCGTGTGTCAGATGCTGCTTCCATTGGGTTTCGATACATGGGCGCTGATTCTGTCAGGATTGACTCTGATGGGTCGCTTCGCATTTTCACTTCAGTGCGCACCCTGACTGAAACACCTCCTGTAGCCTGGATAGTACCTACTGGTCAGGAGAATGAAAAGATCCCTGTTAAGATTGGGTTTTGCCAGGAGGAGGAAGTCATTCGCTTTTGCCTGAAGGGACAGTATCCGGAAGGGAAACTGGTGATTGACCCCACGCTGATTTTCTCCAGCTATACCGGATCGGTAGCGGATAATTTCGGCTTCACAGCCACTTACGACAATGCAGGAAACCTCTATGCCGGCGGGCGTGTGTATGCCGCGGGTTATCCGGTGTTTGGGGCCTATCAGAGTTCCTTTCAGGGGATGTATGATGCTGCAATATCCAAATTCAACGCTTCGGGCACGCAGCTGATATATTCCACCTACCTCGGTGGCTCAGCAGGAGATCAGCCCCATTCCCTTGTGGTAAACAGTCAGGATGAGCTATTGGTATTGGGCACCACGGAATCCAACAATTTCCCTATAGTGCAGGCCACACAACCGACACCGGGAGGTGGCTATGATTTGTTTATCAGCCGTTTTAATGCAGCCGGCAACCAGTTACTTGCTTCCACCTACCTCGGGGGTGCAGGGGATGACGGATACAATGCGCTTGGACTGAATTACAATTATGGGGATGAGTATCGGGGGGAAATTTTTGTGGACTCTCTGGATCAGATTTTTGTGGCGAGCAATTCGGCCTCGGCCAATTTCCCGGTAACGGCAGGATGTTTTCAGAATGCGTTGTCGGGCACCCAGGATGGCATAGTGGGAAGTTTTTCACCCGACTTATTTTCGGTGCGATGGCTGACTTATCTGGGTGGAGCCAATCAGGATGCTGCTTATGGGGTGAAGGTAAGTGCATCGGGGAAAGTGCTGGTAACGGGAGGCACACTCAGTCCTGATTTTCCGGTAACTAGCGGGGCATTCCGGAGTACGCCCGGAGGCTCCATTGATGGATTTGCCAGTGTGTTCAGCAGCGATGGACAAAACCTGAATCATTCCACATTCATCGGCACTTCCGGGGAGGAGCAATCTTATTTTATTCAGACGGATGAAGATGGCGGAATTAACCTGTACGGACAGAGCACAGGATCCATGCCGATTGTGGGTTTTGGCGGAGGCACCCTGTACTTCAACACCGGAGGAAAACAATTTATTATTTGCCTGGATAGCACCCTGAGCACCAACCTGTTCAGTACTGTTTTTGGGGCAGGCAGGCAGGGTCCTGACATTTCCCCGACAGCTTTCCTGGTGGACCGTTGTGGCAATATTTACTGTTCGGGATGGGGGTGTCAGTTTCCGGGAACAGGAAATACCTCCAACCAGTTTCTGAATACCACAGGGCTTCCGGTAACAATGGGAGCATTGAAAGCCACTACCGACGGCACGGACTTTTACCTGATGGTATTGAAGAAGCATGCGACGGGTTTGCTGTATGGCACCTTTCTGGGTGGGAATATCAGCAAGGAACATGTGGACGGGGGCACCTCCCGTTTTTCGCCCCAGGGTATTGTGTATCATGCAGTATGTGCAGGATGCGGGGGCAATTCGGACTTCCCCACCACCAGCGGGGTTGTATCCAACACCAACAACAGCACCAACTGCAACCTTGCTGCCTTCAAAGTTGATTTTGAGCCCACCTCTTCTGCCGATTTCATCTGGCAGACCAGCTCCCTCTGTCCTCCATACTCGGTTCAGTTTACTTATCAGGGACTGGGTGCGGATCAGTATTCCTGGGATTTTGGCATGGGGCCGGGAGACACCTCCAATTTGCAGAATCCGGTGCAGGCATTTCCGGCCGACGGGACTTATGACATTCGCATGATTGCACGGGAATTTACCTGTATGGGGTCGGACACGGCAGTCAAAACCATAACTCTGGAGCAGCAGCCATTTGCGAGCTGGGCTCAGGAATATACCCTGTGCAATCCTGAAGTAAAATTTAGCTACACTGGTCCAACGGCTGATTCCTTGCGATGGGAACCGGAAAGTGGAACGGGAGGAACGGGCAACCCCGAACAGGTTATTTCCTTTCCGGGTGCCGGTCAGTATGTGCTCACGCTGATTGCCTGGGCGGGGGGGTGTGCCGATACGCTGCAGGATACTTTTCGGTTTGCTTCAGCACCTCCTGCCGCCTTTACCTGGGAGACAGACACCTGCAGCCGGGAAGCACGGTTCTTTTCCGGGGTATCTGATTCTCTGGATGTGATGTGGGATTTTGGAGACGGGGAAATATCGGATGCCAACAATCCGGTTCATCAGTTCCCGAAAATTGGGCAATTCCCGGTGCGGATGTATGTTCGGAGCGACAGCTGTACCACAGTTCTGGAGAAATCGGTGGATCTGGCCATTCCCATGGAGCAATTTCGGTTTCTGCCCAATGTGTTCACCCCTAACGGAGATGGATTTCATGATTTTTTCAGGCCGGAGTTAAAGAAACCGGAGCGATTTGAGATCAGCATTTGGGACCGCTGGGGTAATCTGATATGGTCTGCGAGGAATCCGGAATTATTCTGGGATGGGAAGGTGAACGGCAGGCCTGCTGAGTCCGGGGTTTATTTTTTCGTGATCAGCAGTTTAAATTGTATCGGGGTGCAGGAAACCCGTCAGGGCAGTGTGACGCTTTTGCGGTGA